The following proteins are encoded in a genomic region of Euzebyales bacterium:
- a CDS encoding ABC transporter ATP-binding protein: MASASAPIRARGLHKRYGRHVALDSLDLDVGPGQVVGLLGPNGAGKTTTVKILTGLVHATAGRAELFGVPVAEPTARRRLGYLPEHFRFPEWLTGIELLRFHARLAGRDPRREAGRLLELLALVGLEGRGDDRIRGYSKGMTQRLGLAQALVSEPDLVLLDEPTSAMDPLGRREIRELIRGLAADDVAVLLNSHLLSEVELVCDNVVVIDRGVVLRSGTLDEVRSAAVEVRIQLDRVDQRTLDLVAGHGRIVASDDHEVLLGVEDPDGVPRLAVDLVQSGARIRALVPLRRSLEDAFVGLVGREESG, encoded by the coding sequence ATGGCATCGGCTAGTGCACCGATCCGCGCCCGCGGCCTGCACAAGCGGTACGGCCGCCACGTCGCGCTGGACTCACTCGACCTGGACGTCGGGCCCGGCCAGGTCGTCGGCCTGCTCGGGCCGAACGGCGCCGGCAAGACGACGACGGTCAAGATCCTCACGGGGCTGGTGCACGCGACCGCCGGCCGCGCTGAGCTGTTCGGGGTGCCGGTCGCCGAGCCGACCGCCCGGCGTCGCCTCGGCTACCTGCCCGAGCACTTCCGCTTCCCAGAATGGCTGACTGGGATCGAGCTGCTACGCTTCCACGCGCGGCTGGCGGGCCGCGATCCGCGACGGGAGGCGGGCAGGCTGCTGGAGCTGCTCGCACTGGTCGGCCTCGAGGGCCGTGGCGACGATCGCATCCGCGGATACTCCAAGGGGATGACGCAGCGGCTGGGGCTCGCACAGGCCCTAGTCAGCGAGCCGGACCTGGTCCTGCTCGACGAGCCGACGTCGGCGATGGACCCGCTGGGCCGGCGTGAGATCCGCGAGCTGATCCGTGGCCTGGCCGCCGACGATGTTGCCGTGCTCCTCAATTCGCACCTGCTGAGCGAGGTCGAGCTGGTCTGCGACAACGTGGTGGTCATCGACCGCGGCGTCGTCCTGCGCAGTGGCACCCTCGACGAGGTCCGCTCCGCGGCGGTGGAGGTGCGCATCCAGCTCGATCGGGTCGATCAGCGCACGCTGGACCTCGTCGCGGGGCACGGTCGCATCGTGGCGTCCGACGACCACGAGGTCCTGCTCGGCGTCGAGGATCCCGACGGCGTCCCGCGCCTGGCGGTCGATCTCGTGCAGTCGGGTGCGCGGATCCGGGCGCTGGTCCCGCTCCGGCGCTCGCTCGAGGACGCCTTCGTCGGGCTGGTCGGCAGGGAGGAGTCGGGATGA
- a CDS encoding sigma-70 family RNA polymerase sigma factor has product MDDRFADVFHRRYAELVRLAARVTGDTDEAEDIVQEALTTLSTHAVLERPDDEVAAWLRRVTINGAFNRLRGRRRADARTRRSAAAERPLRVADPSGPQLAQVVRSEERARVRAALAALPERQRTCLLLRHSGYRYAEIAAVLGVATGSVGVLLTRGEHAFRRHYEELEP; this is encoded by the coding sequence GTGGACGACAGGTTCGCCGACGTCTTCCACCGGCGCTACGCCGAGCTGGTGCGTCTGGCGGCCCGCGTCACGGGTGACACCGACGAGGCCGAGGACATCGTCCAGGAGGCGCTGACCACGCTGTCGACCCATGCCGTGCTCGAGCGGCCCGACGACGAGGTCGCGGCCTGGCTGCGCCGGGTGACGATCAACGGCGCCTTCAACCGGCTGCGGGGTCGCCGGCGCGCCGATGCGCGGACCCGACGCTCGGCTGCGGCCGAGCGGCCGTTGCGCGTGGCCGACCCGTCGGGGCCCCAGCTCGCACAGGTGGTCCGCTCGGAGGAGCGGGCGCGCGTGCGCGCGGCGCTGGCGGCGCTGCCGGAGCGCCAGCGCACCTGCCTGCTGCTACGGCACAGCGGCTACCGCTACGCCGAGATCGCAGCGGTCCTGGGCGTCGCGACCGGTTCGGTCGGCGTGCTGCTCACCAGGGGCGAGCACGCGTTCCGACGCCACTACGAGGAGCTGGAACCATGA
- a CDS encoding ABC transporter ATP-binding protein has protein sequence MSAIVVKDLRKHYGDLAAVDGLSFEVREGECFCVLGPNGAGKTTTVEILEGHRDRTGGEVEVLGFDPRDGGRDFRERIGIVLQEAGVDDEFTVRELVTLYRGMYPRRRDVQELIELVGLAEKADARVKTLSGGQRRRLDLALGLVGDPELLFLDEPTTGFDPSARRKAWGLVDNLRELGKTIVLTTHYMDEAQHLADRLAVIARGRLVAMGTPDELGDQQSDAALISFRLPAGVAGGDLPALGAIQVDGPQVTTRTATPTATLTTLTRWATDRGIELESLRLDRPTLEDVYLRLVGDADDG, from the coding sequence ATGAGCGCGATCGTCGTCAAGGACCTGCGCAAGCACTACGGCGACCTCGCCGCCGTCGACGGGCTGAGCTTCGAGGTGCGCGAGGGCGAGTGCTTCTGCGTGCTCGGTCCCAACGGCGCCGGCAAGACGACCACCGTTGAGATCCTCGAGGGCCACCGGGACCGCACCGGCGGCGAGGTGGAGGTCCTCGGCTTCGACCCGCGTGACGGTGGGCGTGACTTCAGGGAGCGGATCGGCATCGTGCTGCAGGAGGCGGGCGTCGACGACGAGTTCACCGTGCGCGAGCTGGTCACCCTGTACCGGGGGATGTATCCGCGGCGCCGCGACGTCCAGGAGCTGATCGAGCTCGTCGGGCTCGCCGAGAAGGCCGACGCACGGGTCAAGACGCTGTCGGGCGGCCAGCGGCGGCGGCTCGACCTGGCGCTGGGCCTCGTGGGCGATCCCGAGCTGCTGTTCCTCGACGAGCCCACCACCGGGTTCGACCCGTCGGCGCGGCGCAAGGCGTGGGGCCTCGTCGACAACCTGAGGGAGCTCGGCAAGACCATCGTGCTGACCACCCACTACATGGACGAGGCGCAGCACCTCGCGGACCGGCTCGCCGTGATCGCCAGGGGACGGCTGGTCGCCATGGGCACGCCCGACGAGCTCGGCGACCAGCAGTCCGACGCGGCGTTGATCAGCTTCCGCCTGCCCGCCGGGGTCGCTGGTGGCGACCTGCCGGCGCTCGGCGCGATCCAGGTCGACGGGCCGCAGGTCACCACGCGGACGGCGACGCCGACCGCGACGCTGACGACGCTGACCCGGTGGGCGACCGATCGCGGCATCGAGCTCGAGTCGCTGCGCCTGGACCGCCCGACGCTGGAGGACGTGTACCTGCGGCTGGTCGGCGACGCCGATGACGGTTGA
- a CDS encoding ABC transporter permease produces MTVDTAPSGAVETGRPSGASLVWSYLRYENRAFWRSPIAAFFTIIFPLLFLVLLSSLVGNEEIPDSGGLRVAQFLTPAIAAFAATTASFTSLAIGVVIERDDGLLKRARGTPLAPWMYMAARIGSTVWVALVSVALMITAGVAFFGVQLVGRTAPAAVLTIMVGIGCFAALGLAIVSVAPSQGATQALTNAIILPLAFISDIFAIGELPTWLERIGWFFPLKHFVNALADTFDPFSTGPQVSWDHLAVMTAWGLAGAVVALRFFRWEPGPAGLTRSRRGTRGTEEPPPAPDPAGVLQPIERTERPGIASMVASQATYAVRAFWRDTASAFFTVGFPVMLLLLLPVVFGDAELANRGGVPLTQFLAPVLAVFGAATAAYADFSERVARARDQGVLKRIHGTPLPVWAFMAGRVTSAVVVAFVSLTLTMAVGIIVHDVELVPEALPGLITSVVVGIACFAALGLALATIAPNARAVPAIANATLLPLAFFSDIFLIGELPPWMDAVGWIFPLKHFANAVADAVNPAVPGAGFFWDHLAVMAVWGIAGAFVALRFWTWEPRNA; encoded by the coding sequence ATGACGGTTGACACCGCCCCGAGCGGCGCGGTCGAGACCGGCAGGCCGTCGGGGGCGTCGCTGGTCTGGTCGTACCTGCGCTACGAGAACCGTGCGTTCTGGCGCTCGCCGATCGCGGCGTTCTTCACCATCATCTTCCCGCTGCTGTTCCTGGTGCTGCTCAGCAGCCTGGTCGGCAACGAGGAGATCCCCGACTCCGGCGGCCTGCGCGTGGCGCAGTTCCTGACGCCGGCGATCGCCGCGTTCGCCGCGACCACCGCCTCGTTCACGTCGCTGGCCATCGGGGTGGTCATCGAGCGTGACGACGGCCTGCTCAAGCGTGCCCGCGGCACGCCCCTGGCGCCGTGGATGTACATGGCCGCGCGCATCGGCTCGACGGTGTGGGTCGCGCTGGTCTCGGTCGCGCTGATGATCACCGCCGGCGTGGCCTTCTTCGGCGTCCAGCTCGTCGGTCGGACCGCACCGGCCGCCGTGCTGACGATCATGGTCGGCATCGGCTGCTTCGCGGCGCTCGGGCTGGCGATCGTCTCGGTCGCGCCGTCGCAGGGCGCGACCCAGGCGCTGACCAACGCGATCATCCTGCCGCTGGCGTTCATCTCGGACATCTTCGCCATCGGCGAGCTGCCGACGTGGCTCGAACGCATCGGCTGGTTCTTCCCGCTCAAGCACTTCGTCAACGCGCTGGCCGACACGTTCGACCCCTTCTCAACCGGACCCCAGGTCTCGTGGGATCACCTGGCCGTGATGACGGCGTGGGGACTTGCCGGTGCGGTCGTCGCCCTGCGCTTCTTCCGGTGGGAGCCCGGGCCCGCGGGGCTGACGCGGTCCCGGCGTGGCACCCGCGGGACGGAGGAGCCACCCCCGGCACCTGACCCGGCCGGGGTGCTGCAACCGATCGAGCGAACCGAACGACCCGGCATCGCGAGCATGGTCGCGAGCCAGGCCACCTACGCGGTGCGGGCGTTCTGGCGCGATACGGCCTCGGCGTTCTTCACGGTCGGCTTCCCCGTGATGCTCCTGCTGCTGCTGCCCGTCGTGTTCGGCGACGCCGAGCTGGCCAACCGTGGCGGCGTGCCGCTGACCCAGTTCCTCGCGCCCGTGCTGGCTGTGTTCGGCGCGGCGACCGCCGCCTACGCCGACTTCTCGGAGCGTGTCGCCCGCGCCCGGGACCAGGGTGTCCTCAAGCGGATCCACGGTACGCCGCTGCCTGTGTGGGCGTTCATGGCGGGCCGCGTGACCTCGGCGGTCGTCGTCGCGTTCGTCAGCCTCACCCTGACGATGGCGGTCGGCATCATCGTGCACGACGTCGAACTCGTGCCGGAAGCGCTGCCCGGCCTCATCACGTCGGTGGTCGTCGGCATCGCGTGCTTCGCGGCGCTCGGCCTGGCGCTGGCCACGATCGCGCCCAACGCCCGCGCGGTCCCGGCGATCGCCAACGCGACGCTACTGCCGCTGGCGTTCTTCTCCGACATCTTCCTCATCGGCGAGCTGCCCCCGTGGATGGACGCCGTCGGCTGGATCTTCCCGCTGAAGCACTTCGCCAACGCGGTCGCCGACGCGGTGAACCCCGCGGTGCCCGGCGCCGGCTTCTTCTGGGACCACCTGGCCGTGATGGCCGTGTGGGGCATCGCCGGCGCGTTCGTGGCGCTGCGGTTCTGGACGTGGGAGCCGCGCAACGCCTGA
- a CDS encoding TIGR04282 family arsenosugar biosynthesis glycosyltransferase: protein MTVGTAIAVVAKAPVPGPVKTRMQPGLSADLAADLAAAMLADVTTAARATDATVWWSYAGDRAVLDALRPAGVRLLAQVGDGLGERLAHAHRTLHGAAAGRVLLVGADCPTVDADVLRAALARLDDHDVVLGPAGDGGYTLLGTGTCAPSLLSAVPMSTAHTGADTLAQAERLGLRTAVLDARPDLDTVDDLRTALDGGWLDAAPRTRALATSILGTRPTA from the coding sequence GTGACGGTGGGCACCGCGATCGCCGTCGTCGCGAAGGCGCCGGTTCCCGGCCCCGTCAAGACGCGGATGCAGCCGGGCCTGTCGGCCGATCTGGCCGCCGACCTCGCGGCGGCGATGCTCGCCGATGTCACAACCGCCGCGCGGGCCACGGACGCCACCGTGTGGTGGTCCTACGCAGGGGACCGCGCCGTGCTCGACGCGCTTCGCCCAGCGGGCGTGCGCCTGCTCGCCCAGGTGGGAGACGGGCTCGGCGAGCGGCTCGCCCACGCCCACCGCACGCTGCACGGGGCGGCTGCCGGAAGGGTGCTGTTGGTCGGTGCGGACTGCCCGACGGTGGACGCTGACGTGCTGCGGGCGGCCCTCGCACGGCTCGACGACCACGACGTCGTGCTCGGACCGGCGGGTGACGGCGGCTACACGTTGCTGGGCACGGGGACCTGTGCGCCGTCACTGCTCTCCGCGGTGCCGATGAGCACGGCCCACACCGGCGCGGACACGCTCGCGCAGGCCGAGCGCCTGGGACTGCGGACCGCGGTGCTGGACGCCCGCCCGGACCTCGACACGGTCGACGACCTGCGAACCGCGCTCGACGGCGGCTGGCTCGACGCGGCGCCGCGCACCCGTGCGCTGGCAACGTCCATCCTGGGGACGCGCCCGACCGCGTAG